From the Flavobacteriales bacterium genome, one window contains:
- a CDS encoding efflux RND transporter permease subunit, giving the protein MNLTRIAIERPSLIIVLFGVLFLGGIVAYRGLGVEMMPDFSQPVITIRTMYPGAAPEEVANSVTRPVEDALSALERVDFISSRSLANASIVIVNFKYGADLDLAMQDAQRRIDNIRQDLPEGLQPPVMSKVSPNDLPIMSLSALSDRPAPEFHQHLVDHLLPRIQQLKGVAEITLLGGEQREVQVKVDQERLLQHRVSLPQVTEAILRAGREVPAGPVRTDDGQLTVKLAGKLHTVQDVEEVVVSMPAPGSVVRVKDVAHVVDGVADPTSVSRYNGREGIGLLIKKQGDANAVDMSAAVRAELARIEAEEAAQRTRFIIASDSTDTTLEAVNAVLFDLGLAIVLVSIVMLLFLRSLRNSLIVLVAIPASLVSAFVAMGLFGYTLNLMTLLAMSLIIGILVDDSIVILENIQRYLDKGTDKREAALTGRAEIGFSALSITLVDVVVFLPIIFVQVFVADLLKQFSVVVVVSTLMSLFVSFTLTPWLASRIGQREDLQPTTAWARALLRFEHALDRLNEWYARQLRWVLAHRAAFLGIVLLLFAATGAVLKQGIMTKELIATGDQGMFRLILEYDKQVPLQENNLRTRDLETHLLQRPEVANVFSNVGGPSTGIGSMGVGAEYRSELTIDLVPKEARNGQSTEATMIALRADLLHHFPGVDITMATIGLVPRSAPVEITLSGADRDEVMRTAQVLKDTLVGIPGANNVRLSIESGAPELQVHLDRDRMARLGLSTAAVGATLRNALAGNDDARLYEAGTEYPIRIRVDDIQRRDAQDMERLLFTNAAGMPVRLAQFATVERHEPPALVERMDRMSAVTLTADALGRGSGSVADDVVAYLGNNPLPAGVRLTWGSDVKRQNDSFGALGGALLISFILVYLVMVALYDSFLYPFVVLFSIPVAVIGAFLALNLSLSSLSLFTLLGLIMLLGLVAKNAILIVDRTNQLKAEGLHYVEALVEAGRTRLRPILMTTIAMVFGMLPIALATGTGSEWKNGLAWVIIGGLTSSMLLTVYLVPVMYHLLEGAKERVVGWWGRRARTMVQPVGAAVPGATAE; this is encoded by the coding sequence ATGAACCTCACCCGTATCGCCATCGAGCGGCCCTCGCTCATCATCGTGCTCTTCGGCGTGCTCTTCCTCGGCGGCATCGTGGCCTACCGCGGGCTGGGCGTGGAGATGATGCCCGACTTCAGCCAGCCCGTCATCACCATCCGCACCATGTACCCCGGCGCCGCGCCGGAGGAGGTGGCCAACAGCGTGACACGTCCCGTGGAGGACGCCCTCAGCGCGCTGGAACGGGTCGACTTCATCAGCAGCCGCTCCCTGGCCAACGCCTCCATCGTCATCGTCAACTTCAAGTACGGCGCCGATCTGGACCTGGCCATGCAGGATGCCCAGCGCCGCATCGACAACATCCGGCAGGACCTGCCCGAGGGCCTGCAGCCGCCGGTGATGTCCAAGGTCTCGCCCAACGACCTTCCCATCATGAGCCTCAGCGCGCTCAGCGACCGGCCCGCACCGGAGTTCCACCAGCACTTAGTGGACCACCTGTTGCCCCGCATCCAGCAGCTGAAGGGCGTGGCGGAGATCACCCTGCTGGGCGGTGAGCAGCGCGAGGTGCAGGTGAAGGTGGACCAGGAACGCCTGCTCCAGCACCGCGTGTCACTGCCACAGGTGACCGAGGCCATCCTGCGCGCCGGCCGCGAGGTGCCCGCAGGCCCCGTGCGCACCGATGACGGCCAATTGACCGTGAAGCTGGCCGGCAAGCTGCATACCGTGCAGGACGTGGAAGAGGTGGTGGTGTCCATGCCCGCGCCCGGCTCCGTGGTGCGCGTAAAGGATGTGGCGCATGTGGTGGACGGCGTGGCCGACCCCACCTCCGTGAGCCGCTACAACGGTCGCGAGGGCATCGGACTGCTCATCAAGAAACAGGGCGATGCGAACGCCGTGGACATGAGCGCCGCTGTGCGCGCCGAACTGGCGCGCATCGAAGCCGAAGAGGCCGCGCAGCGCACCCGCTTCATCATCGCCTCGGACAGTACCGACACCACCCTGGAGGCCGTGAACGCCGTGCTCTTCGACCTCGGCCTGGCCATCGTGCTCGTCAGCATCGTCATGCTCCTCTTCCTCCGCAGCCTGCGCAATTCGCTCATCGTGCTGGTGGCCATCCCCGCGTCGCTCGTCAGCGCCTTCGTGGCCATGGGCCTCTTCGGCTACACGCTGAACCTGATGACCCTGCTGGCCATGTCGCTCATCATCGGCATCCTGGTGGACGACAGTATCGTGATCCTGGAGAACATCCAACGCTACCTGGACAAAGGCACGGACAAGCGCGAAGCGGCCCTCACCGGCCGCGCTGAGATCGGCTTCTCGGCCCTGTCCATCACCTTGGTGGACGTGGTGGTCTTCCTCCCCATCATCTTCGTGCAGGTCTTCGTGGCCGACCTGCTCAAGCAGTTCAGCGTGGTGGTGGTGGTCTCCACGCTCATGAGCCTCTTCGTCAGCTTCACGCTCACCCCCTGGCTCGCCTCCCGCATCGGCCAGCGCGAGGACCTGCAGCCCACCACCGCTTGGGCCCGCGCACTGCTCCGCTTCGAGCATGCGCTGGACCGGCTCAACGAGTGGTATGCCCGGCAGTTGCGCTGGGTGCTGGCCCACCGCGCCGCCTTCCTCGGCATCGTGCTGCTGCTCTTCGCCGCCACCGGCGCGGTGCTCAAGCAGGGTATCATGACCAAGGAGCTCATCGCCACCGGCGACCAAGGCATGTTCCGACTCATCCTGGAGTACGACAAGCAGGTGCCCCTGCAGGAGAACAACTTGCGCACCCGCGACCTGGAGACCCACCTGCTGCAACGGCCCGAGGTGGCCAACGTGTTCAGCAACGTGGGCGGCCCCAGCACCGGCATAGGCAGCATGGGCGTGGGCGCCGAGTACCGCTCTGAGCTCACCATCGACCTGGTGCCCAAGGAGGCCCGCAACGGACAAAGCACCGAAGCCACCATGATCGCCCTGCGCGCCGACCTGCTGCACCACTTCCCCGGCGTGGACATCACAATGGCCACCATCGGCCTGGTGCCCCGCAGCGCGCCGGTGGAGATCACCCTGAGCGGCGCGGACCGCGACGAAGTGATGCGCACGGCACAGGTGCTGAAGGACACCCTGGTCGGCATTCCCGGCGCCAACAACGTGCGCCTGAGCATCGAGAGCGGCGCGCCCGAACTGCAGGTACACCTGGACCGCGACCGCATGGCACGCCTGGGCCTTAGCACCGCCGCCGTGGGTGCCACCCTGCGTAACGCCCTCGCCGGCAACGACGATGCTCGGTTGTACGAGGCGGGCACCGAGTACCCCATCCGCATCCGCGTGGACGACATCCAGCGGCGCGATGCGCAGGACATGGAACGGCTGCTCTTCACCAACGCGGCCGGCATGCCCGTGCGCCTGGCTCAGTTCGCCACCGTGGAACGCCACGAGCCGCCCGCCCTGGTGGAACGCATGGACCGCATGAGCGCCGTGACCCTCACCGCCGATGCCCTGGGCCGCGGTTCGGGCAGCGTGGCCGATGATGTGGTGGCCTACCTGGGCAACAACCCCCTGCCCGCTGGCGTGCGTCTCACCTGGGGCAGCGACGTGAAGCGGCAGAACGACAGCTTCGGCGCACTGGGCGGCGCGCTGCTCATCTCCTTCATCCTCGTCTACTTGGTGATGGTGGCCCTCTACGACAGCTTCCTCTACCCCTTCGTGGTGCTCTTCAGCATCCCGGTGGCCGTGATCGGTGCCTTCCTCGCGCTCAACCTCAGCCTCTCCTCGCTCAGCCTCTTCACGCTGCTGGGCCTCATCATGCTGCTGGGTCTGGTGGCCAAGAACGCGATCCTCATCGTGGACCGCACCAACCAACTGAAGGCCGAGGGCCTGCACTATGTGGAGGCCTTGGTGGAGGCCGGTCGCACCCGCCTGCGCCCCATCCTCATGACCACCATCGCCATGGTCTTCGGCATGCTGCCCATCGCCCTGGCCACCGGCACCGGCAGCGAATGGAAGAACGGCCTGGCCTGGGTGATCATCGGCGGCCTCACCAGTTCCATGCTGCTCACCGTGTACCTGGTGCCGGTGATGTACCACCTGCTGGAAGGCGCCAAGGAGCGCGTGGTCGGCTGGTGGGGGCGCCGGGCCCGGACCATGGTCCAACCCGTTGGTGCCGCCGTTCCGGGCGCCACCGCTGAATGA
- a CDS encoding efflux RND transporter periplasmic adaptor subunit: protein MKHWMLWTGLAALLALTVVKLVMNKRTVEERVYRHDKNAPVHVTVEAALLGGTGLGPRYGGTVVPLREGRVMAEVPGRVLRVAVREGQQVRQGDLIAQLDGELLRLQQESAQVQVAALEKDQARYRVLAAADAVQGIQLERTEQALQTARIQLANITEQLGRTTIRAPFDGEVTQLLAEEGTVVGPSMPVAMLSDPRELEVLLQVSEVDVTRFQQGQAVQVTLGDLTDPVKGTVLSIGRRGDVANRFPVRIELDADPRIVAGLSANVVLPINTAADQVTIPARALLGSTIAPEVYVVRDSVARRTPIVTASADNSRLAVMQGLKAGDLVVTSGAVSLRDGARVTYR from the coding sequence ATGAAACACTGGATGCTCTGGACCGGGTTGGCCGCCTTGCTGGCCCTCACCGTGGTGAAGCTGGTGATGAACAAACGCACCGTGGAGGAGCGCGTGTACCGCCACGACAAGAACGCCCCCGTGCATGTGACCGTGGAAGCCGCGCTGCTGGGTGGGACGGGACTGGGGCCGCGCTATGGCGGAACGGTGGTGCCCCTGCGCGAAGGCCGCGTGATGGCCGAGGTACCCGGACGCGTGTTGCGCGTGGCCGTGCGCGAAGGCCAACAGGTGCGCCAGGGCGACCTCATCGCACAGCTCGATGGCGAACTGTTGCGCCTGCAGCAGGAGTCCGCACAGGTGCAGGTGGCGGCATTGGAGAAGGACCAGGCCCGCTACCGGGTGCTCGCCGCCGCCGATGCCGTGCAGGGCATCCAACTGGAACGGACCGAACAGGCACTCCAGACCGCCCGCATCCAACTGGCCAACATCACCGAACAATTGGGCCGCACCACCATCCGCGCGCCATTCGATGGCGAGGTGACCCAACTGCTGGCGGAGGAAGGCACCGTGGTGGGGCCCTCCATGCCCGTGGCCATGCTCAGTGACCCGCGCGAGCTGGAGGTGCTGCTGCAGGTGAGCGAAGTGGATGTGACGCGCTTCCAGCAGGGGCAGGCCGTGCAGGTGACGCTGGGCGACCTGACCGATCCGGTGAAGGGCACCGTGCTCAGCATCGGCCGCCGCGGCGATGTGGCCAACCGCTTCCCCGTACGCATTGAACTGGACGCCGACCCACGCATCGTGGCCGGTCTATCCGCCAACGTGGTGCTGCCCATCAACACCGCTGCCGACCAGGTGACCATTCCGGCCCGCGCGCTGCTGGGCTCCACCATCGCACCGGAGGTGTACGTGGTGCGCGATAGCGTGGCGCGGCGCACCCCCATCGTCACTGCCTCGGCAGATAACAGCAGGCTGGCCGTGATGCAGGGCCTGAAGGCCGGCGACCTGGTGGTGACCAGTGGGGCCGTGAGCCTGCGCGATGGCGCCCGTGTCACCTACCGTTGA
- a CDS encoding TolC family protein produces the protein MYREVQFGTPDNIALNVQAQLPLVDVGSWEAIHVAREAERMAGMQRERSREDVVLELSNAYYNAQVLEARRTFLDSNLLNTEAMLRNVELLHAQLLARGSDVDRLRLQRDQLRTQRERVVAQHEQVLDLLRLMMGLPPDVPLATEPASAPMQQIPATPKATASLRIAEHGVLLRQAEIRLLKRSRLPSLHGYGLYGNTGFGPIGSEGRYDLYPVSYFGATLQVPLFNGTVITQKVRQKELELERSTLLRDAAADREGLEQRRATRDEALALRTLTDAEAQLALAERIRRSTVLQHIEGLATLTDLVLADQAVREGQQLYIDALVQLRKAQLELARLNGTLLNERP, from the coding sequence GTGTACCGCGAGGTCCAGTTCGGCACACCGGACAACATCGCGCTGAACGTGCAGGCCCAACTGCCGCTGGTGGATGTGGGCAGCTGGGAGGCCATCCATGTGGCGCGCGAGGCTGAGCGAATGGCCGGCATGCAGCGCGAACGGAGCCGCGAGGACGTGGTGCTGGAACTGAGCAACGCCTACTACAACGCCCAGGTACTGGAGGCGCGACGCACCTTCCTGGACAGTAACCTGCTGAACACCGAGGCCATGCTGCGCAACGTGGAACTGCTCCATGCCCAGTTGCTGGCGCGCGGCAGCGATGTGGACCGCCTGCGCCTGCAGCGCGATCAGCTGCGCACCCAACGGGAACGCGTGGTGGCGCAACACGAACAGGTGCTGGACCTGCTGCGCCTGATGATGGGACTGCCGCCCGATGTCCCCCTGGCCACCGAGCCTGCATCCGCCCCCATGCAACAGATACCGGCCACACCGAAGGCCACCGCCAGCCTGCGGATCGCCGAGCACGGCGTTCTGCTGCGCCAAGCGGAGATCCGTCTGTTGAAGCGCTCCCGCCTGCCTTCGCTCCACGGCTATGGCCTGTATGGCAACACGGGCTTCGGCCCCATCGGCAGCGAGGGCCGCTACGACCTCTATCCGGTGAGCTACTTCGGGGCCACCCTGCAGGTGCCGCTGTTCAACGGCACGGTGATCACGCAAAAAGTGCGGCAGAAGGAACTGGAACTGGAGCGGTCCACCCTGCTGCGCGATGCGGCGGCCGACCGTGAAGGCCTTGAGCAACGACGGGCCACCCGGGATGAGGCCCTTGCGCTGCGAACGCTCACCGATGCGGAGGCCCAGTTGGCACTCGCCGAACGCATCCGCCGCAGCACTGTGCTGCAACATATCGAGGGTCTCGCCACCCTCACTGACCTGGTGCTGGCCGACCAGGCCGTGCGCGAAGGCCAACAGCTGTACATCGATGCCTTGGTGCAACTGCGCAAGGCCCAACTGGAACTGGCGCGCCTCAACGGCACGCTGCTGAACGAACGCCCATGA
- a CDS encoding TetR/AcrR family transcriptional regulator → MDIKPRQLEIIEAAGQLVTEDGFAALTTKRLAERMHFTEAALYRHFASKEEILVTMLHHLASNIDERLAAVAEAHPEPVERVRAMFDSQFTYFQKNPQYLMAIFATGVLEASHGIDAGIERIMVVKRRHLLNAIKDGQRSGTFTTDHSTETLTHIVMGTFRLHMLQWRMSGRSFDVRKKGRALIGAALDLITR, encoded by the coding sequence ATGGACATTAAGCCCCGCCAACTGGAGATCATCGAGGCCGCCGGACAACTGGTGACCGAGGATGGCTTCGCGGCCCTCACCACCAAGCGCCTGGCCGAGCGCATGCACTTCACCGAAGCGGCCCTCTACCGCCACTTCGCCAGCAAGGAGGAGATCCTGGTGACCATGCTGCATCACCTCGCCTCGAATATCGACGAACGCCTTGCCGCCGTGGCCGAGGCCCACCCGGAACCCGTGGAGCGGGTGCGCGCCATGTTCGACAGCCAGTTCACCTACTTCCAAAAGAACCCCCAATACCTCATGGCCATTTTCGCCACGGGGGTGCTGGAGGCCTCGCACGGCATCGATGCCGGTATTGAACGCATCATGGTGGTGAAGCGGCGCCATCTGCTCAACGCCATCAAGGACGGGCAACGGTCCGGCACCTTCACTACGGACCACTCGACCGAGACGCTCACCCACATCGTCATGGGCACCTTCCGCCTGCACATGCTGCAATGGCGCATGAGCGGACGCTCCTTCGATGTGCGCAAAAAGGGCAGGGCCCTCATCGGTGCCGCCCTGGACCTCATTACCCGCTGA
- a CDS encoding IS630 family transposase, protein MILTQEQQKQTLRLIADKMPDQLKLPYALWSRKAIALLIKERFGVVLPERTMTDYLSRWGFSAQKPMRRAAEQRPELVRKWREEVYPAIKRRAELEGADIHWGDETGLRNDDVRGRSFAKRGKTPVVRVLNKRFGRSIISTITNRGQMRWMVFKGALDAEIFQDFLARLIKGAKRKVFLILDNLPVHHAKVLRPWLESTRSASNCSSCRATHPNSTPWRWPMPT, encoded by the coding sequence ATGATCCTGACGCAAGAGCAGCAGAAGCAGACACTTCGGCTGATCGCTGACAAGATGCCCGATCAATTGAAGTTGCCCTATGCGCTGTGGTCACGCAAGGCCATCGCGCTGTTGATCAAAGAACGCTTCGGCGTAGTGCTGCCCGAACGCACGATGACCGACTACTTGAGCCGTTGGGGCTTCAGCGCACAGAAGCCGATGCGCCGCGCAGCAGAACAGCGGCCCGAACTGGTGCGCAAGTGGCGTGAAGAGGTCTATCCGGCGATCAAGCGCAGGGCCGAATTGGAGGGCGCGGACATCCATTGGGGGGATGAGACCGGCCTGCGCAATGATGATGTGCGTGGACGGAGCTTCGCCAAGCGTGGCAAGACGCCGGTGGTGCGTGTGCTGAACAAGCGCTTCGGCCGTTCGATCATCTCCACCATCACCAATCGCGGCCAGATGCGGTGGATGGTCTTCAAGGGCGCCCTTGATGCGGAGATCTTCCAGGATTTCCTCGCACGTTTGATCAAAGGGGCAAAGCGCAAGGTGTTCCTCATCCTGGACAACCTGCCGGTGCATCATGCCAAAGTCCTGCGCCCATGGCTGGAAAGCACAAGGAGCGCATCGAACTGTTCTTCATGCCGGGCTACTCACCCGAACTCAACCCCGTGGAGGTGGCCAATGCCGACCTGA
- a CDS encoding class I SAM-dependent methyltransferase: MHPNTFDPKQHWEAIYAKKDPQELSWFQAMPKVSSDLIAERHVALDARIIDVGGGDSLLVDHLLERGYRDVTVLDISGTALFKAQQRLGAAAASVQWIEGDATRFDASAPFDVWHDRAVFHFLTTDADVDRYLERLSHSLKPGGLLILGTFSENGPEKCSGIPVHRYSEAEVVERLQHLCARIKCFKVDHVTPFDTVQNFLFCAFRKADHHGEGNE; this comes from the coding sequence ATGCACCCCAACACCTTCGACCCGAAACAGCATTGGGAGGCCATCTACGCGAAGAAGGATCCGCAGGAGTTGAGCTGGTTCCAGGCAATGCCCAAGGTGTCCTCGGATCTCATTGCCGAGCGCCATGTTGCGCTGGATGCGCGCATCATTGATGTGGGTGGCGGTGACAGCCTGCTGGTGGACCACCTGCTGGAGCGCGGGTACAGGGATGTCACCGTACTCGACATCAGCGGCACGGCACTGTTCAAGGCGCAGCAACGCCTGGGTGCGGCTGCCGCATCGGTGCAGTGGATCGAAGGGGATGCCACCCGCTTTGATGCATCCGCGCCGTTCGATGTGTGGCACGACCGCGCGGTGTTCCATTTCCTGACCACGGATGCCGATGTGGATCGCTACTTGGAAAGGCTGTCACATTCGCTGAAACCTGGAGGCCTTTTGATACTCGGCACCTTCAGCGAGAATGGTCCGGAGAAATGCAGTGGCATTCCGGTGCACCGCTATAGCGAGGCGGAAGTGGTGGAACGCCTTCAACACCTGTGCGCCCGCATCAAGTGTTTCAAAGTGGACCATGTGACGCCCTTCGACACGGTCCAGAATTTCCTCTTCTGCGCCTTCCGCAAAGCGGACCACCACGGAGAGGGAAACGAATGA
- a CDS encoding GMC family oxidoreductase has protein sequence MPAETVYDYIIIGSGVSGALAAYKLAQKPGNPKVLVIEAADAPWATEPLFTQLSNAADNSGDIALRKELMKEWALSPTRSTLSPYTKLGSNATIPSPDGGSKADLERYYELKQAPDNDREFWKATYQRLVGGSTWTWRGNCPRLVPNDFLMRSQYGRAVDWPFGYDILEPYYTMAERELGVACDGDAWSEHYHGAFRSAAFPMPAIVHSYSDLRVRERLGYDFTVDGVPIHVLPTPQARNSQAYDNNGAQVKRPACEGNGNCIPICPIGAKYDASVHVRAAKRKGVEFWTHRAVHSLELDGATQLIGQVVYIDWKSGSMEKKRVKGRNVVLAMHAIENGRLLLFSGLANSSKKVGLNLMDHLNNEMVGLMPEHIFPFRGPQGTASIPAFCDGTFRSKRMAYNITFGNDGWGRTEEPSKSLGDLVDKGIIGAEMRSKFTDRIWRQLRFSFSGEQLPYEHNKVTLGDRKDPLGIPVPRITNSLDDYSRAGFIHAQQTLRTILQKLGCTEIKPQDPILEFRTAGHIMGTTRMGSDRTTSVVDPDGRSHDHPNLWVVGSSVFPTGATANPTLTIAAVTLRTVDKMN, from the coding sequence ATGCCTGCTGAAACCGTGTATGACTACATCATCATCGGCTCCGGTGTGTCCGGCGCTTTGGCCGCTTACAAGCTGGCGCAAAAGCCCGGCAACCCCAAAGTGTTGGTGATCGAAGCTGCAGATGCGCCTTGGGCCACGGAGCCCTTATTCACCCAGTTGTCCAATGCCGCGGACAATAGTGGAGACATCGCCTTGCGCAAGGAGCTGATGAAGGAATGGGCCTTATCGCCCACGCGTTCAACGCTTTCGCCGTATACGAAACTGGGAAGCAACGCCACGATCCCCAGCCCGGACGGAGGCTCGAAGGCCGACCTGGAGCGGTACTACGAGTTGAAACAAGCGCCGGACAACGACCGCGAATTCTGGAAGGCGACCTACCAGCGCCTCGTGGGCGGCTCCACCTGGACCTGGCGCGGGAACTGCCCGCGTCTCGTGCCCAACGATTTCCTGATGAGGTCGCAGTACGGCAGGGCGGTGGATTGGCCTTTCGGCTATGACATATTGGAGCCTTATTACACGATGGCCGAAAGGGAGCTGGGCGTGGCCTGCGACGGGGATGCGTGGAGTGAGCACTACCACGGGGCCTTCCGTTCGGCTGCCTTCCCCATGCCGGCGATCGTACATAGCTATAGCGATCTGCGCGTGCGGGAAAGACTGGGGTATGATTTCACCGTGGACGGCGTGCCGATCCATGTATTGCCAACGCCCCAAGCGCGCAACAGCCAGGCGTACGATAACAACGGCGCCCAGGTGAAGCGGCCCGCCTGCGAAGGAAACGGCAATTGCATCCCGATCTGCCCGATCGGCGCCAAGTACGATGCTTCGGTGCATGTGAGGGCCGCAAAAAGGAAAGGCGTCGAATTCTGGACGCATCGCGCCGTACACAGCCTCGAACTTGATGGGGCCACGCAACTGATCGGACAGGTCGTGTACATCGACTGGAAAAGCGGCAGCATGGAGAAAAAGCGGGTGAAGGGGAGGAACGTGGTGCTCGCCATGCATGCCATAGAGAACGGCCGCTTGCTGCTCTTCAGCGGGCTGGCCAACAGCAGCAAAAAGGTGGGCCTGAATCTGATGGACCACTTGAACAACGAAATGGTGGGCCTGATGCCTGAGCACATCTTCCCGTTCCGAGGCCCGCAAGGCACAGCGAGCATACCGGCCTTCTGTGACGGGACTTTCCGCAGCAAGCGCATGGCCTATAACATCACCTTCGGCAACGATGGCTGGGGCCGCACCGAGGAACCGTCCAAGAGCCTTGGCGATCTGGTGGACAAGGGGATCATCGGCGCGGAGATGCGCTCGAAGTTCACGGACCGCATTTGGCGGCAATTGCGCTTCAGCTTCAGTGGCGAGCAGCTGCCGTATGAACACAACAAGGTGACCCTCGGCGATCGCAAGGATCCGTTGGGCATCCCCGTGCCGCGCATCACCAATTCGCTGGACGACTACTCGCGTGCCGGTTTCATCCATGCCCAACAAACCCTGCGCACCATCCTTCAGAAGCTTGGCTGTACCGAGATCAAACCGCAGGACCCGATCCTCGAGTTCCGTACAGCGGGCCATATCATGGGCACCACGCGCATGGGATCCGATCGCACCACATCGGTCGTGGACCCCGATGGTCGCAGCCACGACCACCCGAACCTGTGGGTGGTGGGCTCCAGCGTATTCCCCACCGGGGCCACCGCCAATCCCACCCTTACGATCGCTGCGGTCACGCTGCGCACCGTGGACAAGATGAACTGA
- a CDS encoding superoxide dismutase, translating to MERKDFLRAGALFTGAALFTRDVHAAQDIQGMGLDKLVDAEGNFVQAALPYAEDALEPHMDAETLHLHHAFHHGGAVKGANNDLAKLNAAMDANDQPGMTYWSRKLSHHLSSHVLHSIFWTNLTAKPSTPNGELLARIEKDFGTLDRLWAALAATSKDIDGNGWGVLGYHPYTDKLLLMPVENHERITQWGALPLLVIDVWEHAYYLKFRNRRTEFVDNMRALVNWDNVAARLDAAVKAVR from the coding sequence ATGGAACGCAAGGACTTCCTCCGCGCCGGAGCGCTCTTCACGGGCGCCGCGCTCTTCACCCGCGACGTGCATGCCGCACAGGACATCCAGGGCATGGGCCTGGACAAGCTCGTTGATGCTGAAGGCAACTTCGTGCAGGCCGCGCTCCCTTACGCCGAGGATGCCTTGGAGCCACACATGGATGCCGAGACGCTGCACCTGCACCACGCTTTCCATCATGGCGGCGCAGTAAAGGGCGCGAACAACGACCTCGCCAAGCTGAACGCGGCCATGGACGCCAACGACCAGCCGGGCATGACGTATTGGAGTCGCAAGCTCAGCCACCATCTGAGTTCGCATGTATTGCACAGCATCTTTTGGACGAACCTCACGGCGAAGCCTTCAACGCCGAATGGCGAGCTGCTCGCGCGCATCGAGAAGGACTTCGGCACGCTGGATCGGCTCTGGGCCGCACTGGCCGCCACCAGCAAGGACATCGATGGCAACGGCTGGGGCGTGCTCGGCTACCATCCGTACACGGATAAGCTGCTGCTGATGCCCGTGGAGAACCATGAGCGCATCACGCAATGGGGCGCTCTCCCCTTGTTGGTGATCGACGTGTGGGAGCACGCCTACTACCTCAAGTTCCGCAACCGCCGCACGGAGTTCGTGGACAACATGCGCGCGCTGGTGAACTGGGACAATGTGGCCGCGCGGCTGGATGCGGCGGTGAAGGCGGTGCGGTGA